CGGGAAGGACATCCCGATCCTGACGATGCCGTGCGTGAACGCGGCCTACGTACGGCACCGCCAGTTCGAACGGAGCGTCGGCGAGCTGCGGGAGATGGGCGTGGAAGTGCTGTACGGGGAGGGCGGCTTCGTACCGAACGAACCGGGCCGGAGCCGCCCGGAGAAGTACCCGTGGGGGTTGGTACTGGACACGGCGGAACGGCTCGTGGGTTCTCGGGGGGATTGACGGCGGGGGTTGGTTGCTGACCGGGGCCACCCCCGCGCGTGCGGGGACCAGAGCGTGTCGCTGTACACGCCGGCCCTGGTTCGGGGGTCAGGCTTCCCGGCCAGTGACGCTGCCGTCAGGAAGGAGTGCTCGCGGCAGACGTCGTCACATGGCCGAGCCGGTGGTCGAGCGCGGCGCCGACGTCCGGGCAGTTCGCGCGGATGACGTCGAGGAAGGCGTTCAGCGCCGGGGAACGGTCCCGGGCGCTGAAGGACAGGACCAGCTCGGGCAGCGGCGTGCGCGGGGTCACCTCGCAGAACCACGTGCCCCGCCGTGGGGCCGCCAGCATGCGAGAGGGGCCCAGGCCGACGCCCACCCCGCAGGCGGCGAGGCCGATGATGGTGTGGATGTCCCTCGCGACGGTCGCGCCGGAGAGCGCCGGGGAGTCCTTGCCCAGGAGGGCTCGCAGCCCGGTGGCGACGGCGGGCTCGTCCTCGCCCGACGCCACGATCAGCGGCTGTCGCCGCAGCTGGTCCACGTGCACCGACGGCCGGCCCGCGTAGGGGTGCGTGCTGCTGACGACCGCGACCAGGTGGTCGTGCCCGATCGGCACCGACACCAGCTCCTCGGCCCCGACGCCCCGTGGCCGGCCGAGGCCGATCGCCACGTCCAGTTCGCCGGCGACGAGCGCGGCCGTGCTGCGGTTGGTCGCCATCTCGTGCAGTTCCCACCGTACGTCGGGCCGCTCACGGCCGAACCGGCCCAGGACGTCCGGCAGGGGTTCGAGCAGCGCCGAGGCGATGAACCCGAGGCGCAGTCGGCCCGTCTCACCGCGTGCCGCCCTGGCCGCGTCGACCGAGGCCGCCGCGATCTCGTCGAGCGCCCTGCGGGCCCGGGTGAGGAAGGCCGCGCCCGCGGCCGTCGGGAACACCCCGCGGCGGGTGCGATCGAACAGGCGGGCGCCCACCTCCCGTTCGAGGTCGGCGATCTGCTTGGACAGCGGGGGCTGCGCGATGCCCAGCGCACCGGCCGCCCGGCCGAAGTGTTCGTGCTCGGCGAGGGTCAGTGCGTACCTCAGGTGCCGCGCCTCCATGCCAGCCTCCCCGCCATACCTCATATGTATCGTCGACCAGCTTGTCAGATCTTTCACTGGATAGCCGGGGCCGGGTCGCGTGGACTGCGGTCATGACTGATCCTTCCTCTTCTTCCTCCCGAGGCACCGTCGTCGTCTTCGTGCACGGGGCCTGGCACGGCTCCGCGCAGTGGGCGGCGACGCAGCGCGCACTCGCCGGACTCGGTGCCGCGAGCGTGGCCGTCGACCTGCCGGGACACGGCTTCGACGCGCCCCTGCCCAGCGGATACCTCCAGCCGGGCCAGCCGGGTCTGCTGACCGAGAGGTCCGCGCTCGCCACCGTGACGACGGACGACTGCGCCGCGGCCGTGCTGGACACGCTGCGCCGGGTCCGCCACCACCGTCGTGTCGTGCTCGTCGCGCACAGCGCGGGCGGCGGCCCCGCGTCACTGGCCGCCGAACGCGCGCCCGAACTCGTCGACGAGATCGTCTACCTCTCGGCCTTCGTGCCCGCCGGACGGCCCCGGTTCTCCGACTATCTCGACTCGCCGGAGAACGCCACGGCACGGGGCGGGCGCCTCAACCTCGGCGACCCCGGGGAACTGGGCGCCGTGCGGATCAACCCGCTCTCGCAGGACCCCGCCTACGTCGAGGAACTGCGGCAGACCCACTACCACGACACCCCCGTGGACCGCTTCGACCGCTGGCGCTCGGCGCTGAGCCCCGATCTGCCGCTGGCGATCCCCACCACCCCGGTCGTCGTGACCGCGCGACGGTGGGGGCGCGTCCCACGGACCTTCCTGCGCTGCGCCGACGACCGGGCGCTGCCGGCGGCCGTGCAGGACCTGATGATCGCGGAAGCCGACCGGGCCGTGCCGGGCGACCCGTTCACCGTGCGCACCCTCCCGGGCAGCCACAGCCCGTTCGCCGCCCGGCCCCGCGAACTCGCCGCGGCTCTGCTGCCGTGAGCGGCGGACGCCTCGTGCTGCCGGTGGTGCTCAGCGCCACCTTCGTGCAACTCCTCAACGTCACGGTCGCGCAGGTGGCCGCGCCGGCGATCCAGGCCGGCCTTGGCGCCGGTCCCGGCGCCGTGCAACTGGTCCTCGCCGGATACACCCTGACGTACGCGTGCCTGCTCATCCCCGCCGCACGGCTGGGCGAACGGTACGGATACCGACGGCTGTTCGTGGCGGGCACCGTGGTCTTCACCGCGGGTTCGCTGGCCGGCGCGGGTGCCCCGGACGTCGCGTCGCTGATCACGGCCCGGCTGGTGCAGGGCGCGGGCAGCGGTCTCGTCGCCCCTCAGGTCCTGTCGCTGATCCAGGCCGCCGTTCCCGCGCCACGCCGGCCGCGCGCCTTCGGCCTGTACGGCGCCACCATGGCCGTCGCGTCACTGGCCGGGCCGCTGATCGGCGGCCTCGTCCTCAGCGCCGATCTCTTCGGCCTCGGCTGGCGGCCGGTGCTGCTGCTGACCGTGCCGGTGGCGCTCGCGTCGCTGGCCGGGGCGACCGCGCTGCCCCGCAGCCGCGGGGCGGACGGGCTCCGCGTCGACAAGCTGGGCGCGCTGCTGGTCACCGTGGGAGCCGGCGCGCTGGTCCTGCCCCTGGCGCTGGGGCGGGAAGCGGGCTGGCCCTGGTGGACGTGGGCCGGTTTCGCCGTGGCTGTGGCCGCCCTCGGCTCCTTCGTGCGGAGCCTCCCGCACCGGCCCGACCCGCTGATCCATCCGGCGGTGCTGCGGGACCGGTCGGCGCGGAGGGGCACGCTGCTGGTGTTCGTGTTCAACACGGGCGTGCCCTCCTTCACCTACCTGCTCTTCCTCCACCTCCAGTCCGCCGTCGGGTACTCGGCCCTGGCGGCCGCGCTGACGTCGGCGCCGTTCGCGGCCGCCGCCGCCGTCGGCAGCAGGGTCGCGCCCGCTCTCACCCGGCGGCACGGGCCGAGGGTGCTCACCGTCGCGTCCGTGGTGCTGGCCGGGATGTGCCTGGCGCTGGCCCCGCTCGTCGGGTCGGCGACGGGACGCCAGGCGGCGCTGCCCGTACTGGCGGTCGGCGGAGCCGCGTTCGGCGCCTTCACCGCGTCGGTGTTCGCCCTGGTCCTGGCCGAGGTGCACGGCCCCGCCGCCGGTTCGGTCTCCGGCCTGCTGCCCACGGCACAGCAACTCGGCGGATCCATCGGAGTGACCGCGGCCGGACTGGCCTACTACGCCCCGGCCACCGACGCGAACACCGCGTTCGGGCACGCGATGCTCTACCAGGCCACGGCCTTCACGATCACAGCGCTGATCAGCCTCGGCCTCCGCGACCGACGTGACAGCTACAGGAGCCACATCGAGAGGGACACGTGCGAGATGGGCGGCTGAGCTTCGGCGACGGCGCTTTTCTGCGTACTTCGGATGAGAGGAGAAGCGGCGGGTGACATCACAGGCGATCGCGAAACGAGATCACTTGAGAGAGGGGGACCGCCGGGCGGGCGGGGAGCAGTCTTCCCGACCAGCGACGCTGCCGTCGGCGGCACGCGACCGCAGCAACCTCAGCCACATACACGAACCCCTCCCCCGAGACTGCCGACTCAGTCCGACCGCATGTCCAGCATCCCCATGCCCAGCCGTGATCCCGTGCTCGCGCCGTCTCTCCACGCCTCCTTGCGCAGACCGACGTGATCGATGTCGGCGACGTCGGCAGGCTTGGCAGTGGTCGAGGAGAGCCCGGTACTCGGCGTCGGCCACGGCGCGCAGGCGAACGACGGCGTCCGACGTGGCCGTCACCGCCGTCGCCCTCGTGAGCACACGGTGTGCGCGTGCACCGTCGCACCACCAGCCCCCGACGGCGACTGCCGCGGCTCCGTCCCGTACTCCTCACCCGGAGCGATCCGACGACAACAGCGCGAGCAGTACCGCACCGGAGTGTGGACGGCGACGAGCCGCCGCAGCTCGGCCCCGAGAGGACAGTCGACGGAGACATCGCTACGGCAGGCCGCGCACATCGGAGCGTGCGCGGTGCGCGCCAGGTACGCGCGCTGCGCGACGCAGGTTTCGCACGAGCGCGGGAACCAGGTTCTTCCGTCGGTGAGTTGGACGCCCAGGTCGACCGCGGTCTCGTTCACGAGGAGTTCGCCGCCCCAGACGCAGGTCCGGCCGGCGGCCCGGGTCTCGTCCAGATCTGCGACGCCGGGTAAGGCGAGGGCGGCCAGTGCCTTGAGGCTCAGCGCTGTCCGGGCTGGCATACCTGCCTCCACAGTTGCGGGTGATCCACTCACACACCCGACCGTAGGAGCCCCAGCGCAGTCGCGACAGGCACGGAACGTGGACCTCGACGACCTCACCACGTGGGTTACAGCCCCGTTCCGTGTCCTTCGTCAGCGCCTGCCGAAGAACTTCGCCAACTCCCGTTCCTTCAGCGTCATCCTGCGCCGCCCGCTCTTCCTTACAGCGTCATGGAACGTGGCGGCGGCCATCTGCTGGTGCCGAAGCCACTCCGGTGTCTCGTTCATCAGCGACCAGAGGATGACCGTCGCCTCGCCCGGCGTCCGCATCATGACGTGTGCCTGGGCCACGTCCAGCAGGTGCCGACGCATGAACAGTCGGCCCTTCCTGTCCGTCGGGGCCGGCAGCTTCTCCGACAACCGCAGCACTCGGTCGGGCTTCTCCGCCACCAACTGGTTCTCGATCCCCTGGAACGCGACCGTTCGCCAGTCGAAGCGGCCCCAGCTCGACACCGCGACCGCCTGGCCGGCGCCGAGCGCGACGCCCGCCGTCCGCCCCAACCGGAGGATCTCCCTCGCCTCCGCCGGCCGGTTGTTCCGTGCTGCCGCCGCGCTGCCGTGGACCAGCAGCTTGCCCCACGCCCCCAGCGTCGCCTTCGTCGCTCGGGAGATCCTCGGCTCCACCGCGTCCGCCGTCGTGACGCTCACCTGCTCCGCCTCGTCGAGACGTCCCTGACGCATCAGCAGCCAGCCCTGCTGGTAGACGGCCGCGGCGACACTGCCCAGGTCGTCGGCGCGTACCGCGTCGCTGATGGCGTCCCGCAGTGCGGTGTGGGCGAGGTCGTAGGCGCGGACCTGGGTCAGATAGCGGCCGGCCATCTGGAGCACGTCCGAGCGGATCCGCACGGCCTCCGTGTGCTCGGGCCCGTCGTCGAAGTGGGCGACGGCGGCGTGGGCGGCGTGGACGAGCGACGGGAGGAACTCGGCGACGTAGGCGTAGTGGTCGCGGTGGTAGGCGGTCCCGACCTCGACGGCGGTGGAGCGGAGGCGGCCGAGATCGGGATCGACTGCGACGGTGTCGGTGAGGCGTCCGGAGTAGGTGACGGCCGGGGCGATGGCCTGCCGGAGCGGCATGAGGTCGATGTTGTCGTCGTCCTTGCGCGTGGCGGCGTGCGCGCCGCCCGACTCGAAGAGAGCGCTCGTGCGGACGCCGAGGGCGCGTGCGAGGCCGTGATAGGTGTCCAGCCGGGCGTTGCCGCCGCCCTCCAACTTCTTCACCACTCCCAGGCTGAGGCCCGCCCGTTCCGCGAGTCCCTCCTGAGTGAGGCCGCGCAGGAGACGAAGTTCTTTGAGTCGGTTGCCGGGATGAGGGGATGCGATGTCGGTGCGCTCGCGCATACTCGGGCTCCTCGTTCTGACCTCGACTCTCAGAACGCTACTCCTCGGCCTGGTGGGGGAGTGCTGGTTGCGCCTCCTGTCTGTGACTCCGGATGCAGGAGAGCGAGGGGCCACCTGGCAGCATGCCCGAGGACGCGCGTTGTGGGGATCCCCCCGCGCGTGCGAGGACCAGCGTGCCTCGCGGATGGCCTTCATTGCGGCTCCGGGGCCACCTCCGCGCCTGCGGGGACCAGTCTTCCTGACCAGCGACGCTACCGTCAGCAACGCTCGACCGCAGCCAACTTAGCCACTACCCGAACCACTCCCCCAGGCCGACGTGATCGATGTCGAGGTCCCCGACTTGGTGAGAGCGCGCAGCGACGGTCCGCTGACAGCGGCGACGGAAGCGGGTCACCACAGTGGCGGCCCGCATGAGCGATCCGGATCACGCGCTGGAGATCCCACATCTGGAGAGGCGGCGCTTCCGTGGCCCCGCGCGGGCGAGGACGCGCACCCCGCAATCGCCGCGCCGTCTCGAACCGCCCGCTTCGACAAACGGTCAGATCCGTGCGCCGTCGGTCAGGAAGTGGCCCGGTGCGCGCCCGCACGTCGAGGCGCCCGGTGAGCACGCACGTTCCTTCGCGAAAGGGCGTGGGCAGTCGCGGCGACCAAGGCTCCGATCATCGCCCCGGCCGTGTTGAAGAGGACGTCGTCGATGTCCACGATCCGGCCGGCGTTCATCAGGAACTGAACCGCCTCGATTCCCACGCTCAGCAGAGAACACCCCGTGACGGCCGTCAACGCCGGCGCTCCCTTCGCGATGCCGTACCAGAGGACGCCCAGGGGAACGAACATCGCCGCGTTGGCGATCGTCAGGGCGAGGACCATGCGCCGCTCCTGCGGGAAGAGGTCGGCGACTCCAGGACCGACGAGCCCGTCCCCCGGGGTCAGCCACACGTTTCGCACACCGGAGCCGATCGGCTCGGTCGGCACGAGCGTGGCGACCAGGACGACGGCAAGGCAGAGGCGAAAGAGAGACCTGGCCGCCTTGACCCCACGGTCGGGGCGGGAAGCACTCCAGCGACAGAACGTCAACGAAAAAGCGACGGTACCCAGAACGAAGAGAAGAACAGTGAACGGGTTGACGTACAGAACAAGCTGCCACATCAGTGCTCCTGGCGTCTTGCGTCTCGGAGGACGGAGAAGAGGCTACGACTGCCCGCAACCAGGCTCGGCCACAGCGAATTCGGGCTAGCAACGCCATTTACTGACGAAGGTTTCTCCACCGTGGCTCATGATGCCACGAATGCATCCTTCGCCATCCAGGTCGACGAACCGGGAGAGCTTCGCGGAACCGTTCTGTGTCTTCTTCTTCCCGAGCCATGTGGTCTGCGCGATCCTGCCCGTGCGCTCGATCTTGATCTGGTGACCGAGCCGCACCGTGATTTCACCGCTGATGTGTCTCCAGTAGGAGACGGTGTACGTACCTGGCGTGGGTACCGGACCGGTGATGCAGAGCTGCCCGTTGCTCAGGTCCCCGCACCCCTGCGGGGTCGCACCGGCGGGTGGCGCCACGACGAGGCCGGCGACAAGCAGGGCCAGCAGGACGCCGAACACACTCGAACAGCGCTTCACGTTTCTCTCCTCGCGGGAACATCGACGGCAACGTCCGAAGTGGAACGCCGGCCGACCGTGTCACCGGGAACAGAGATCCGCGCGGCTCTCCACCGGATCCCATAGGACGTGACATAGCGACTCCCGCCGCGAGCGCCACGCGGGCATGCCAAGAAATGCCATCAGACATCACGCCCACCGAGCCGTAATTGTCAGATCGCGTCAATTCCGTCAACTAAGGAAAGGAGGAACGCCGCGCGAAAGGTGTCAGTTCCAGCCGCCGAGGAGGCCCGAACTCACCTGCGCGTCGCAGATGTTGTAGCCGCCGGACGCGTGCGCCTTCTTCGTGTGACCGGCGACGGTGACCGAGCAGTTGATGTCACCGGAACCCTGCAACTGCGCCATGACGTGGAAGTACAGGGCGTCGTCCTTGAGCGGCAGGGTGGCCTCGAACGTCCCGTTCTTGAAGGCGCCCTCGCGGGTGTCGGAGTCGGAGCCGTAGGTGATGTCCAGGGGGCCGAGGGCGCCGGCCGGCGCGCTGCCCCACACCTTGAAGGTGACGACCTTGGCGGCGGACGGCTTCTCGTCCTGCCCACCGCCCTTCTCCGCGTCGCCCTCGCTCCCTTCGTTCTTGTTCGTGTCGTCCTCGGCGGGCTTCTCGGCGTTCTCGGCGGCGCCCGCCGCCGGCTTCGATCCGCTGGAGCTGCCGGAGTCGTCGGAGCCTGAGGTGCCGCCGAACACCGTCGCGACGATTCCGAGCAGCACGAAGAGGCCCACGAAGCCCAGACAGCCGAAGCCGAGGATCTTGCCGACGTTGGACTTCTTCGGCGGCTGCGGCGGGTACTGCGGCGCCCCGTAGCCGGGCTGCTGCGGGTACTGCTGGTGACTCATGGTCCCCCCAGGAATCAACGATGTGTCGTGTATGCGTACGACACGTGTGGGGACTGTGTGGTTGCGACCTAAAGGGAAATTCACCCTTCCGATACCAAGAGAGCCCTGCAACAGGCTTCAGGCACGACGCCCGCCCAGGTCGCCGCGCACGCCCTCTCGCGACTCACGCCCCCGTCGCCGCCCGCGCCCGTCCCGCTCAGGCCGACGCCCTGATCACCAGTTCCGGGACGACCCACGCGTCCGGGCCGGTCAGCGGGTCCTCGCCGGACCGCAGGCGGGCCACCTGCTCCACCGCGAGGCGGCCGAGGCGGCGCTTGTCGATGTGCAGGGTGGTCAGCGCGGGCTCCACCAGTTCGCCCAGCGAGAGCCCGTCGAAGCCGACGACGGCGAGGTCGTCCGGCACCCGTCGGCCCGCGCGTCGGGCGGCCCGGATCGCGCCGACGGCGATCAGGTCGTTGAAGCCGACCACGGCCGTCACCTCGGGCCGCTCCGCGAGGAGTCGCGCCATGCCCGCCTCGCCGCCGGTCACGCTGTGCTCGGGGCAGAGCACGGTCCAGCTCGCGTCGACGGGCAGTCCGTGCCGACGCGTCGCGTCCTCGAAGGCCAGCCTGCGCGGCCCAGGGGACTCCGCGTCGCCGTCGAGGAGGCCGATCGCGCGGTGTCCCGACGCGACCAGATGGGCCACGCCGCGCTCCATGCCGGCCGCGACGTCGATGCCCACCGCGGCGAACCGGGTCTGCTGCGGGCCGCGTTCCAGGACGACGAGCGGGACGCCGCCGAGGTGCCGGGCGAGCACGTCGTCACCGTTCTTGAAGTAGCCGATGACCGCGTCGGCCTGGTGCGAGAGCATGTCGAGCGCCTCGCCCTCGCGGGCCGGGTCGGTGCGGGAGTCCCACACCACGACCTGCCAGCCGCGCTGCTCGGCGGCTTCCAGGACGCCCGCCGCGACCTCGGGGAAGAACGGGTTCATCAGGTCGGGGATGACCAGTCCCGTGGTCACCCCGCCCTTGCGGACCAGGCCGCGCGCGAACCGGCTCGGCCGGTAGTCGAGACGGCGTGCCGCCTCCAGGACCCGTTCCTTGGTGGCCGGGTCGATCTCCCCTTTGTCGTTGACGGCCCTGGAGACCGTCTGCCGTGACACGCCCGCCAGTTGGGCGACGTCGTGGATCGTGGCCCGGCGCCGGGTCCCGTCCGCCCGTCCGGCCCGCGTCTCCCGCTGCTGATCGTCCCCGCGCACGTTGTGCACTGTATCCGGCCAGGAAGGGGCCGTCGCCGCACGGCTCCGGACGGAAGGCGTCCGCATCCGGTCCGGAGCAGCCAGCGCCCTGCGCGCGTCCGGAACAGCACACCCCGTACGCGTCCGGAACAGCGCGCACTCGTCTAGAACAGCGCGCTGTACGCGTTCAGCGCGGGCTGCCCGCCGAGGTGGGCGTACAGGACGGTGGCGTCGCGGTCGATCTCGCCGCGGGACACCAGATCGATGAGCCCCGCCATGGACTTGCCCTCGTAGACGGGGTCGGTGACCATGCCCTCGGTGCGGGCCGCCAGCCGCATCGCCTCCAGGGTCGCCTCGTCGGGGATCCCGTACGTCCCGGCGTGGTAGCGCTCGTCCAGCTCGACGTCCGCCTCCGTCAACTCTCGCTGGATGCCGATGAGTCGGCCGGTGTTGTCGGCGATCCGGGCAATCTGCTCACGCGTCTTCGCGGGCGCGGCCGAGGCGTCGACGCCGATCACCCGGCGGGGACGGCCGCCCGCCTCCTCCAGCGCGGCGAACCCGGCGACCATCCCGGCCTGCGTGGAGCCGGTCACCGAGCAGACGATCACGGTGTCGAAGAAGACGTCCGCCTCGCGCTCCTGTTCGGCCACCTCGTAGGCCCAGTTGGCGAAACCGAGGCCGCCCAGCGGATGGTCGGAGGCGCCGGCCGGGATGGCGTACGGCTTGCCGCCCGACTCCTCCACCTCGCGCAGCGCCTGCTCCCAGCTCTCCTTGAACCCGATGCCGAACCCGGCCCGCACCAGCCGCACATCGGCCCCGGCCAGCCGGCTGATCAGGATGTTGCCGACCTTGTCGTAGACGGAGTCCGGCCACTCCACCCAACTCTCCTGGAGCAGGACGCACTTGAGCCCGGCGCGGGCGGCGACGGCGGCGACCTGGCGGGTGTGGTTGGACTGGACGCCGCCGATCGAGACGAGGGTGTCGCAGCCCTGCGCGAGCGCGTCGGCGACCAGGTACTCCAGCTTGCGGGTCTTGTTTCCGCCGTACGCGATACCGGAGTTGCAGTCCTCCCGCTTGGCCCACAGCGAGGCGCCGCCGAGGTGGTCGG
The sequence above is a segment of the Streptomyces griseoviridis genome. Coding sequences within it:
- a CDS encoding LysR family transcriptional regulator, producing the protein MEARHLRYALTLAEHEHFGRAAGALGIAQPPLSKQIADLEREVGARLFDRTRRGVFPTAAGAAFLTRARRALDEIAAASVDAARAARGETGRLRLGFIASALLEPLPDVLGRFGRERPDVRWELHEMATNRSTAALVAGELDVAIGLGRPRGVGAEELVSVPIGHDHLVAVVSSTHPYAGRPSVHVDQLRRQPLIVASGEDEPAVATGLRALLGKDSPALSGATVARDIHTIIGLAACGVGVGLGPSRMLAAPRRGTWFCEVTPRTPLPELVLSFSARDRSPALNAFLDVIRANCPDVGAALDHRLGHVTTSAASTPS
- a CDS encoding alpha/beta fold hydrolase, whose protein sequence is MTDPSSSSSRGTVVVFVHGAWHGSAQWAATQRALAGLGAASVAVDLPGHGFDAPLPSGYLQPGQPGLLTERSALATVTTDDCAAAVLDTLRRVRHHRRVVLVAHSAGGGPASLAAERAPELVDEIVYLSAFVPAGRPRFSDYLDSPENATARGGRLNLGDPGELGAVRINPLSQDPAYVEELRQTHYHDTPVDRFDRWRSALSPDLPLAIPTTPVVVTARRWGRVPRTFLRCADDRALPAAVQDLMIAEADRAVPGDPFTVRTLPGSHSPFAARPRELAAALLP
- a CDS encoding MFS transporter, with translation MSGGRLVLPVVLSATFVQLLNVTVAQVAAPAIQAGLGAGPGAVQLVLAGYTLTYACLLIPAARLGERYGYRRLFVAGTVVFTAGSLAGAGAPDVASLITARLVQGAGSGLVAPQVLSLIQAAVPAPRRPRAFGLYGATMAVASLAGPLIGGLVLSADLFGLGWRPVLLLTVPVALASLAGATALPRSRGADGLRVDKLGALLVTVGAGALVLPLALGREAGWPWWTWAGFAVAVAALGSFVRSLPHRPDPLIHPAVLRDRSARRGTLLVFVFNTGVPSFTYLLFLHLQSAVGYSALAAALTSAPFAAAAAVGSRVAPALTRRHGPRVLTVASVVLAGMCLALAPLVGSATGRQAALPVLAVGGAAFGAFTASVFALVLAEVHGPAAGSVSGLLPTAQQLGGSIGVTAAGLAYYAPATDANTAFGHAMLYQATAFTITALISLGLRDRRDSYRSHIERDTCEMGG
- a CDS encoding helix-turn-helix domain-containing protein, with the protein product MRERTDIASPHPGNRLKELRLLRGLTQEGLAERAGLSLGVVKKLEGGGNARLDTYHGLARALGVRTSALFESGGAHAATRKDDDNIDLMPLRQAIAPAVTYSGRLTDTVAVDPDLGRLRSTAVEVGTAYHRDHYAYVAEFLPSLVHAAHAAVAHFDDGPEHTEAVRIRSDVLQMAGRYLTQVRAYDLAHTALRDAISDAVRADDLGSVAAAVYQQGWLLMRQGRLDEAEQVSVTTADAVEPRISRATKATLGAWGKLLVHGSAAAARNNRPAEAREILRLGRTAGVALGAGQAVAVSSWGRFDWRTVAFQGIENQLVAEKPDRVLRLSEKLPAPTDRKGRLFMRRHLLDVAQAHVMMRTPGEATVILWSLMNETPEWLRHQQMAAATFHDAVRKSGRRRMTLKERELAKFFGRR
- a CDS encoding VanZ family protein encodes the protein MWQLVLYVNPFTVLLFVLGTVAFSLTFCRWSASRPDRGVKAARSLFRLCLAVVLVATLVPTEPIGSGVRNVWLTPGDGLVGPGVADLFPQERRMVLALTIANAAMFVPLGVLWYGIAKGAPALTAVTGCSLLSVGIEAVQFLMNAGRIVDIDDVLFNTAGAMIGALVAATAHALSRRNVRAHRAPRRAGAHRATS
- a CDS encoding LacI family DNA-binding transcriptional regulator; translation: MRGDDQQRETRAGRADGTRRRATIHDVAQLAGVSRQTVSRAVNDKGEIDPATKERVLEAARRLDYRPSRFARGLVRKGGVTTGLVIPDLMNPFFPEVAAGVLEAAEQRGWQVVVWDSRTDPAREGEALDMLSHQADAVIGYFKNGDDVLARHLGGVPLVVLERGPQQTRFAAVGIDVAAGMERGVAHLVASGHRAIGLLDGDAESPGPRRLAFEDATRRHGLPVDASWTVLCPEHSVTGGEAGMARLLAERPEVTAVVGFNDLIAVGAIRAARRAGRRVPDDLAVVGFDGLSLGELVEPALTTLHIDKRRLGRLAVEQVARLRSGEDPLTGPDAWVVPELVIRASA
- a CDS encoding 1-aminocyclopropane-1-carboxylate deaminase, encoding MTPPPATSLASYERYPLLFGPSPIHPLARLTDHLGGASLWAKREDCNSGIAYGGNKTRKLEYLVADALAQGCDTLVSIGGVQSNHTRQVAAVAARAGLKCVLLQESWVEWPDSVYDKVGNILISRLAGADVRLVRAGFGIGFKESWEQALREVEESGGKPYAIPAGASDHPLGGLGFANWAYEVAEQEREADVFFDTVIVCSVTGSTQAGMVAGFAALEEAGGRPRRVIGVDASAAPAKTREQIARIADNTGRLIGIQRELTEADVELDERYHAGTYGIPDEATLEAMRLAARTEGMVTDPVYEGKSMAGLIDLVSRGEIDRDATVLYAHLGGQPALNAYSALF